One Mesorhizobium sp. L-2-11 genomic region harbors:
- the pqqB gene encoding pyrroloquinoline quinone biosynthesis protein PqqB: MRLKIIGSAAGGGFPQWNCNYRLSRAARTGMAGVHSRTQSSIAASADGAGWVLFNSSPDIRQQIAQTPELQPAQDAPLRSTPIRAVVLTNADVDHVAGLLSLRERQPFAIYATTQVLATLEANSIFNVLDPALVPRRILPPAEELAICDADGHDTGVTVESFPVPGKIALYLEERSRPEANFSSDAGDTIGVRITGAGSRGSVFYIPGCARIDATLRTRLADAACVLFDGTVYTDDEMIAAGVGQKTGARMGHLAMSGDAGSIAALADVRIGRRVFVHINNTNPVLDENSAELAAVEAAGWEVARDGMEMEF, from the coding sequence ATGCGCTTGAAGATCATCGGCTCGGCGGCGGGCGGCGGCTTTCCGCAGTGGAATTGCAACTATCGCCTGAGCCGCGCGGCTCGCACCGGGATGGCTGGCGTGCATTCGCGAACCCAATCAAGCATCGCCGCGTCAGCGGATGGGGCCGGCTGGGTTCTCTTCAACTCCTCGCCCGATATCCGCCAGCAGATTGCGCAAACGCCTGAATTGCAGCCGGCGCAGGATGCGCCGTTGCGTTCGACGCCTATCCGCGCGGTGGTTCTGACCAATGCCGATGTCGATCATGTCGCCGGCCTGCTCAGCCTGCGTGAGCGGCAGCCCTTCGCCATTTACGCAACGACACAGGTGCTGGCGACGCTGGAGGCGAATTCGATCTTCAATGTCCTCGATCCGGCGCTGGTGCCGCGACGCATCTTGCCGCCGGCGGAAGAACTGGCGATCTGCGACGCAGACGGCCACGACACCGGCGTGACTGTCGAGAGTTTTCCCGTGCCCGGCAAGATAGCCCTCTATCTCGAGGAAAGAAGCCGGCCGGAAGCCAATTTCAGTTCCGACGCCGGCGACACGATCGGCGTCCGTATCACTGGTGCCGGCAGCCGCGGCTCCGTCTTCTATATCCCGGGCTGCGCGCGCATCGATGCGACGCTGCGCACGCGCCTGGCCGATGCCGCCTGTGTCCTGTTCGATGGCACGGTCTACACCGACGACGAGATGATTGCCGCCGGCGTCGGCCAAAAGACCGGGGCGCGCATGGGGCATCTGGCAATGTCGGGAGACGCCGGTTCGATCGCCGCCCTGGCCGATGTGAGGATCGGCCGCCGTGTCTTCGTCCACATCAACAACACCAACCCGGTTCTGGACGAGAATTCGGCCGAACTCGCAGCGGTCGAGGCGGCTGGCTGGGAAGTCGCCCGCGACGGCATGGAGATGGAATTTTGA
- a CDS encoding pyrroloquinoline quinone precursor peptide PqqA has protein sequence MKKSWTKPTMCQVAAGFEISRYLPAEITPKK, from the coding sequence ATGAAGAAGAGCTGGACGAAACCGACCATGTGCCAGGTTGCTGCGGGCTTCGAGATTTCGCGGTATCTGCCTGCTGAAATTACTCCCAAGAAGTAG
- a CDS encoding PQQ-dependent catabolism-associated CXXCW motif protein has protein sequence MKGKETILLVAAGLLGLTEPMWAGDIAEPGGYRMDEYRAPVPQTLQGAKVVTTAEAEALWRGKKAVFFDVMPNTPKPANLPAGTIWRAAIRKDIPGSTWLANVGYGALSEETANYFRQGLAAAAGPDKSRAILFYCMTNCWMSWNAAKRAIEWGYSSVIWYPPGADGWERANLPLEERKPYVISN, from the coding sequence ATGAAGGGAAAGGAGACGATTTTGCTGGTCGCCGCGGGCCTTCTGGGTCTGACCGAACCGATGTGGGCTGGCGATATCGCCGAGCCCGGCGGCTACCGGATGGACGAATATCGGGCGCCGGTGCCGCAGACGCTGCAGGGCGCGAAGGTGGTGACGACGGCGGAGGCAGAGGCGCTGTGGCGGGGGAAGAAGGCGGTGTTCTTCGACGTCATGCCGAACACGCCGAAGCCGGCCAATTTGCCGGCAGGAACGATTTGGAGAGCCGCGATCAGAAAGGACATCCCCGGCAGCACCTGGCTGGCCAATGTCGGTTACGGCGCTCTCTCCGAGGAGACCGCCAACTATTTTCGCCAAGGCCTCGCGGCCGCAGCCGGTCCCGACAAGTCGCGTGCCATTCTGTTCTATTGCATGACCAATTGCTGGATGTCGTGGAATGCTGCGAAACGCGCCATCGAATGGGGCTACAGTTCAGTGATCTGGTATCCGCCCGGCGCCGATGGATGGGAACGTGCCAACCTTCCACTTGAGGAAAGGAAGCCTTATGTGATTAGCAATTGA
- a CDS encoding substrate-binding domain-containing protein translates to MSWYRDRLRLFLFAATAAAFVPAHALAQDAGLGAAGELVDPQVLRVCADPSNMPFTDQSGEGFENRLAELVAEKTGRKSVAYTWFPMITGFVRNTLTANRCDVIMGYAQGDELVQNTNAYYRSAYVLVYRKGGGLGGVETIGDPKLAGKKIGIVGGTPPASNLAAAKLMRSAKTYPLMVDTRLAPSMAEVMIKDLLAGTIDAAIVWGPMAGYYAKKSGADLTVVPLVKEKTGARMSYRITMGVRPSDQEWKRTLNRVIRENQAEINRILLDYNVPLIDEHDNPITQ, encoded by the coding sequence ATGAGTTGGTACCGCGATAGACTGCGCCTCTTCCTGTTCGCTGCCACGGCTGCCGCGTTCGTCCCCGCCCATGCGCTGGCGCAAGATGCGGGCCTCGGCGCCGCCGGAGAACTGGTCGACCCGCAAGTGCTGCGCGTCTGCGCCGATCCCTCGAACATGCCGTTCACCGACCAAAGTGGTGAAGGTTTTGAAAACAGGCTGGCCGAACTGGTTGCCGAAAAGACCGGCCGGAAATCGGTCGCCTATACCTGGTTTCCGATGATCACCGGTTTCGTGCGCAACACGCTGACAGCCAACCGCTGCGACGTCATCATGGGATACGCGCAGGGCGACGAACTGGTCCAGAATACCAACGCCTATTACCGGTCGGCTTATGTGCTGGTTTACAGGAAGGGCGGCGGTCTCGGCGGCGTCGAAACCATAGGGGATCCCAAGCTTGCGGGGAAGAAAATCGGGATTGTCGGCGGAACGCCGCCGGCTTCCAACCTGGCCGCGGCCAAGCTGATGCGGAGCGCCAAGACCTACCCGTTGATGGTCGACACGCGCCTCGCCCCATCGATGGCTGAAGTCATGATCAAGGATCTTTTGGCAGGCACGATCGACGCCGCGATCGTGTGGGGGCCGATGGCGGGCTACTACGCCAAGAAATCGGGCGCCGATCTCACCGTCGTTCCGCTGGTGAAGGAAAAAACCGGTGCCCGCATGTCCTACCGTATCACCATGGGCGTGCGTCCATCCGACCAGGAATGGAAGCGGACGCTCAACCGGGTGATCAGGGAAAACCAGGCGGAGATCAACAGGATCCTGCTGGACTACAACGTGCCGCTGATCGACGAACACGATAATCCGATCACGCAATGA
- a CDS encoding c-type cytochrome, methanol metabolism-related, with amino-acid sequence MSVRIVISALALALLPLASLSLAQAQDSAEKAKAVTEENGKHLDADGNPTYKIENGTVDWYTFSGYRRYHSDCHVCHGPDGVGSSYAPALAETMKNMDYGTFLSIVAEGRKNVGGGKENVMPAFGDNKNVYCYMDDLYVYLRARAVGGAPRGRPPKKAEKPQAAKDQEASCMGG; translated from the coding sequence ATGTCCGTTCGCATTGTAATTTCCGCTCTCGCTCTGGCTCTGCTGCCTTTGGCAAGCTTAAGCCTCGCACAAGCCCAGGACAGCGCGGAAAAAGCCAAGGCAGTGACGGAAGAAAACGGCAAGCATTTGGACGCGGACGGAAATCCGACCTACAAGATCGAAAACGGAACCGTGGATTGGTACACGTTCAGCGGTTACCGCCGCTATCATTCCGATTGCCATGTCTGCCACGGGCCCGATGGCGTCGGCTCGAGCTACGCGCCGGCCCTGGCGGAGACCATGAAGAACATGGACTATGGAACCTTCCTGTCGATCGTCGCCGAGGGGCGCAAAAATGTTGGCGGCGGCAAGGAAAACGTCATGCCGGCCTTCGGCGACAACAAGAACGTCTACTGCTACATGGATGATCTCTACGTCTATCTGCGCGCACGCGCCGTCGGCGGTGCTCCGCGTGGCCGCCCGCCCAAGAAGGCGGAGAAGCCGCAGGCAGCCAAGGACCAGGAAGCGTCCTGCATGGGAGGATGA
- a CDS encoding methanol/ethanol family PQQ-dependent dehydrogenase codes for MRVLAKTAYLLTTAALMSFGAVHMTSANEELMKMSSDPKNWAMPTGDYANTRYSKLNQINKDNVKDLQVKWTMSTGVLRGHEGGPLVIGDVMYIHTPFPNMVYALDLNNEGKILWKYEPKQDPNVIAIMCCDTVNRGVAYGDGKIILNQADTTVVALDAKTGKVVWSVKNGETDGSKGESGTAAPMVVKDKVIIGVSGAEFGVRGWTAAYNLKDGSLAWKAYSTGPDAETLIDPEKTTHLGKPVGPDSGINTWEGEQWKTGGGTTWGWFAYDPKLNLVYYGTGNPSTWNPVQRPGDNRWSMTLMARDADTGVAKWLYQMTPHDEWDYDGVNENILVDGMEVNGAKHDVLVHFDRNGFAYTMDRASGELLVAKKYDPTVNWATEVNMDPKSDQYGRPQVVAKYSTQQNGEDTNTTGICPAALGTKDQQPATYSPKTGLFYVPTNHVCMDYEPYKVSYTAGQPYVGATVAMYPTPNSHGGMGNFIAWDAAKGEIVWSKPEQFSVWSGALATEGDVVFYGTLEGYIKAVDTEGKELYKFKTPSGIIGNVNTFEHRGKQYVAVLSGVGGWAGIGLAGGLLGAEGAAAWQAAVAGEKAPTEEEKSISTAGLGAVGGYAALADYTTLGGQLTVFGLPD; via the coding sequence ATGCGTGTATTAGCGAAAACTGCCTACCTACTAACGACCGCGGCGCTCATGTCGTTCGGCGCGGTCCACATGACGTCGGCCAATGAAGAGCTGATGAAAATGTCCTCTGACCCCAAGAACTGGGCGATGCCAACGGGTGACTACGCCAACACCCGTTATTCGAAACTGAACCAGATCAACAAGGACAATGTGAAGGATCTGCAGGTCAAGTGGACGATGTCCACTGGCGTGCTGCGCGGCCATGAAGGCGGCCCGCTGGTGATCGGCGACGTGATGTATATCCACACGCCGTTCCCGAATATGGTCTACGCTCTCGACCTCAATAACGAGGGCAAGATCCTCTGGAAGTACGAGCCCAAGCAGGATCCGAACGTCATTGCGATCATGTGCTGCGATACGGTCAATCGCGGCGTCGCCTATGGTGACGGCAAGATCATCCTCAACCAGGCCGACACCACTGTTGTGGCGCTCGATGCCAAGACCGGCAAGGTCGTCTGGTCGGTCAAGAACGGCGAGACCGACGGCAGCAAGGGCGAATCCGGCACAGCCGCGCCTATGGTCGTCAAGGACAAGGTCATCATCGGCGTTTCAGGCGCTGAATTCGGTGTCCGCGGCTGGACCGCGGCGTATAATCTCAAGGATGGCTCGCTTGCCTGGAAGGCTTATTCCACCGGTCCGGATGCAGAGACGCTCATCGATCCGGAAAAAACCACGCATCTCGGCAAACCCGTCGGGCCGGATTCCGGCATCAACACCTGGGAGGGCGAGCAGTGGAAAACAGGTGGCGGCACGACCTGGGGATGGTTCGCTTATGATCCCAAGCTGAACCTGGTTTACTATGGCACCGGCAATCCCTCGACCTGGAACCCGGTCCAGCGCCCGGGCGACAATCGCTGGTCGATGACGCTCATGGCGCGCGATGCCGACACAGGCGTGGCCAAATGGCTCTACCAGATGACCCCGCATGACGAGTGGGATTATGATGGCGTCAACGAGAACATTCTCGTCGACGGCATGGAGGTCAACGGCGCCAAGCATGACGTGCTGGTGCATTTCGACCGCAACGGCTTTGCCTACACCATGGATCGCGCCAGCGGCGAGCTTCTGGTCGCCAAGAAATACGATCCCACGGTGAACTGGGCGACCGAGGTCAACATGGACCCCAAGAGCGACCAGTATGGCCGCCCGCAGGTCGTGGCCAAATATTCGACCCAGCAGAACGGCGAAGACACCAACACGACGGGCATCTGCCCGGCTGCGCTTGGCACCAAGGACCAGCAGCCGGCGACCTATTCGCCGAAGACTGGCCTGTTCTACGTGCCGACAAACCATGTCTGCATGGACTATGAGCCCTACAAGGTGAGCTACACCGCCGGCCAGCCCTATGTCGGCGCCACGGTGGCGATGTACCCGACCCCCAACAGCCATGGCGGCATGGGCAACTTCATCGCCTGGGACGCTGCCAAGGGCGAGATCGTCTGGTCCAAGCCCGAGCAGTTCTCGGTCTGGTCCGGCGCGCTTGCCACCGAAGGCGACGTGGTCTTCTACGGCACGCTGGAAGGCTACATCAAGGCCGTCGATACCGAAGGCAAGGAACTCTACAAGTTCAAGACGCCGTCGGGCATCATCGGCAACGTCAACACCTTCGAACATCGCGGCAAGCAGTATGTAGCCGTCCTGTCGGGTGTCGGCGGCTGGGCTGGCATCGGCCTCGCAGGTGGCCTTTTGGGAGCCGAAGGCGCCGCGGCCTGGCAAGCGGCAGTGGCGGGTGAAAAAGCTCCGACCGAGGAAGAAAAGTCCATCTCCACGGCTGGTCTTGGTGCGGTCGGCGGCTATGCCGCTCTTGCCGACTACACGACGCTGGGCGGTCAGCTCACCGTCTTCGGCCTCCCGGATTGA
- a CDS encoding quinoprotein dehydrogenase-associated SoxYZ-like carrier translates to MHNRAYRSRQLGLPLAAVFAAIVLAVGTLFGASGAANAQQTTASSNRIWQALKGDVFGDRAILVDSGVVRIEAPKRAQDAAIVPVDIYIDPAKAPAGIKSVTLIIDVNPAPVAATFEIGKDAGVTHLSTRVRVDDYSYLRAIAETQGGELHMAQTFVKASGGCSAPAVKNQDEAMATMGQMKLRQFPPQETMTKAQELQLMIRHPNNSGLQRNPLTQYFIPAHFVQKLSVSQADRLILSMEGGISISEDPNFRFDFTAHGSGQIQVEAIDTDGKVFRNQWPLEVTGL, encoded by the coding sequence ATGCACAACCGCGCTTACCGGAGCCGGCAGCTCGGCTTGCCGCTCGCAGCCGTCTTTGCCGCGATTGTCCTGGCCGTCGGCACGCTGTTTGGCGCCTCCGGCGCCGCCAACGCCCAGCAGACAACCGCGTCTTCAAACAGGATCTGGCAGGCTCTGAAAGGCGACGTGTTCGGCGATCGGGCAATTCTGGTCGATAGCGGCGTCGTCAGGATCGAGGCGCCGAAGCGGGCGCAGGATGCCGCCATCGTGCCCGTCGACATCTACATCGATCCGGCCAAGGCGCCCGCCGGCATCAAATCCGTCACCTTGATCATCGACGTCAACCCGGCGCCGGTGGCGGCGACGTTCGAGATCGGCAAGGACGCCGGCGTGACGCATCTGTCGACGCGCGTGCGCGTCGACGACTATTCCTATCTGCGTGCCATAGCAGAGACGCAGGGCGGCGAGCTTCACATGGCCCAGACCTTCGTCAAGGCGTCAGGCGGATGCTCCGCCCCGGCGGTCAAGAACCAGGACGAGGCGATGGCGACGATGGGGCAGATGAAGCTGCGCCAATTCCCGCCGCAAGAGACGATGACAAAGGCGCAGGAATTGCAGCTGATGATCCGCCACCCGAACAATTCGGGCCTGCAGCGCAATCCGCTGACCCAGTATTTCATCCCCGCGCATTTCGTTCAGAAACTGTCGGTCTCGCAGGCCGACCGGCTGATCCTGTCGATGGAAGGGGGGATATCTATTTCGGAAGACCCCAATTTCCGGTTCGATTTCACCGCGCACGGCTCTGGCCAAATCCAGGTCGAAGCGATCGATACGGATGGCAAGGTATTTCGCAATCAATGGCCGCTGGAGGTTACGGGGCTTTGA
- a CDS encoding SUMF1/EgtB/PvdO family nonheme iron enzyme: MGATEEDAKLPFTEYHIPSETPRHEVTFDYQFAIGKFTVTVAEFAAFVEDTGFEAGGECYLRIPDSGPNQGKFIGAVSRKAGQYERGIIPGSGGGGLVLVEYADFRKPGVEVEDTQPATCISRNEAKAYLSWLSKKTGRRYRFPTEAEWEYATRAGETRPFFYGAGRDELCDHGNFADGDSVYSSAMAAQCAEAPSLEYTYPVGSFGPNNWGLFDMVGNVFEYIEDCYFPNYKGAPDDGSPWLFSNAHQEYSTPAEGACKVWGLRGYFFDSIDIALRSAARCGVYEDEDMRGNNIGMRVAVSISSGAWDDPR, encoded by the coding sequence ATGGGGGCGACGGAAGAAGATGCGAAGCTGCCGTTTACCGAATACCACATTCCGTCGGAAACGCCGCGGCATGAGGTGACGTTCGATTACCAATTCGCAATAGGCAAGTTCACAGTGACGGTAGCCGAGTTTGCTGCCTTCGTGGAGGACACTGGATTCGAAGCCGGCGGGGAGTGTTACCTTCGGATTCCGGACAGTGGACCTAACCAGGGCAAGTTCATCGGCGCCGTCAGCCGAAAGGCAGGCCAGTACGAGCGGGGCATCATTCCCGGCTCTGGTGGCGGCGGTCTGGTATTGGTTGAATACGCCGATTTTCGGAAGCCCGGCGTTGAAGTAGAGGATACCCAGCCGGCCACCTGCATATCGCGCAATGAAGCGAAGGCTTACCTCTCGTGGCTCTCAAAGAAAACGGGACGAAGATATCGCTTTCCCACGGAAGCCGAGTGGGAATATGCGACGAGAGCGGGCGAAACACGGCCATTCTTCTACGGTGCTGGCCGGGATGAGCTTTGCGATCATGGCAACTTTGCCGACGGAGATTCGGTCTACTCGTCTGCAATGGCTGCGCAATGCGCCGAAGCCCCATCGCTTGAGTACACTTACCCCGTCGGTAGCTTTGGGCCGAATAACTGGGGTCTCTTCGACATGGTCGGCAACGTCTTTGAATACATAGAGGACTGCTACTTCCCCAACTACAAAGGGGCGCCTGACGATGGCTCCCCGTGGCTGTTTAGCAATGCTCATCAGGAGTATTCCACCCCTGCGGAAGGAGCCTGCAAGGTATGGGGGCTTCGCGGTTACTTCTTCGACTCAATCGATATCGCGCTTCGTTCCGCAGCGCGGTGCGGGGTTTATGAAGATGAGGATATGCGCGGCAACAATATTGGCATGCGCGTTGCCGTTTCGATTTCGTCCGGCGCTTGGGATGACCCCAGGTAG